One genomic region from Fulvitalea axinellae encodes:
- a CDS encoding TonB-dependent receptor, producing MKKHLGIYTILWALLSLPALGQKGTLVQGYVKDKLSGEALPGANVIEVDSENRFLQGVPTDLNGFYMLKLSSDNAKIRITYVGFKTQLIDVNGRSKINITLEDDSQLQTVVVQEERYTSDGIIAIRDKVSAISQVKLDDLDAMGVASVDQMLQGNISGVDITALGGDPGAGMQIRIRGTATITGDREPLIVLDGMPYDVDIDNSFDFNAADQRDFGALLSISPEDIESIEILKDAASAAIWGSRAANGVIQIKTRRGRKMKPQLRYNFKGSVEQQPDAIPMLSGADYAILQKDARFVAGQKGEFRELNFDKDWELYHNYSQDTDWLDAITQLGANQTHNLSLAGGGEKAKYRVAADYFNQQGTTVGTGLDRISFRANLDYDVSNRLRISTDFAYTRSDNDRTFYGDERAIAYRVMPNMSIYERDTLGNLTGRYFLDDRPNVYQETRKTNENGIYNPVAVIDKGRHKYLENRLRSVFKLNYQMTDYLLLQSSISYDLVNGRTDKFLPAEASTSSWSESGTNFSAEGSSENFSVRTMTKLIYTPNLGVDHDLMVMGQWETTNSDGSTYSAQGGALPSGEFNDPGVAGVISGMGSSTSIGRAMGGLVRTHYKYKDRYIFGGGVRTDASSQFGDGTRWGMFPFASAGWRISEEDFLSEVSWLNELKFRGGFGVNGNPPRGFGHYSIYKTTTPYLGYGGIAPANAKLKNLSWERTYQYNAGVDFHALDNRLHVEMDVYRKETTGLLWDLGTPSSSGVDKIVQNQGGMRNQGIELALRGTPYRDDKWRIDLDFNIAHNVNSVVEVPETFTPESGDMLKNGNYAVRVTKGDPLGGFYGYRFKGVFKDLDAVKAYDKDGNVIIDPNTDKPLRMLMGGSNYAFTAGDAIYDDINHDGVIDESDVVYLGSSNPDYTGGFGFRVSYKGLSVSSRFHYRVGQDIVNRARMNAENMFNRNNQGAATMRRWRFSGDETDMPRAIYDKGFNWLGSDRFVEEGSYLRWKNLSINYRFDRELIKRLNFKDLSVFFTAYNLYTFTDYTGQDPEVPLGADPFFFGVDNSTTPPSRTYTLGLTVIF from the coding sequence ATGAAAAAACATTTAGGAATATATACGATACTCTGGGCCTTGCTATCCCTACCCGCTTTGGGGCAAAAGGGAACGCTGGTTCAGGGATATGTGAAGGACAAGCTTTCGGGCGAGGCTTTGCCAGGTGCGAACGTCATTGAGGTGGATAGCGAAAATCGCTTTCTTCAGGGCGTTCCCACCGACCTTAACGGCTTCTACATGCTCAAGCTTAGCTCCGACAACGCTAAAATCAGGATCACCTATGTGGGGTTCAAAACCCAACTTATAGATGTGAATGGCAGGTCGAAAATCAACATTACTTTGGAAGATGACTCGCAACTTCAAACCGTTGTGGTTCAGGAAGAACGATATACCTCCGACGGAATTATCGCTATCCGCGATAAGGTGTCGGCCATCTCCCAAGTAAAGCTCGACGACCTCGACGCTATGGGCGTGGCTTCCGTAGACCAAATGCTCCAGGGTAATATCAGTGGAGTGGACATCACGGCGCTCGGCGGCGATCCGGGTGCGGGTATGCAGATCCGTATTCGCGGTACCGCTACCATTACCGGCGACCGCGAACCGCTTATCGTGCTCGACGGAATGCCTTACGACGTGGATATCGACAACTCGTTCGATTTCAACGCAGCGGACCAACGCGATTTCGGAGCCTTGCTTTCCATTTCTCCGGAAGATATCGAGTCGATCGAAATCTTGAAAGACGCGGCTTCCGCGGCCATTTGGGGATCAAGGGCGGCAAACGGCGTAATCCAGATCAAAACCCGCCGTGGACGCAAGATGAAACCCCAACTTCGCTATAATTTCAAAGGTAGTGTGGAACAGCAACCCGACGCCATTCCTATGCTGAGTGGAGCCGACTACGCTATCTTGCAGAAAGACGCCCGTTTTGTGGCGGGCCAAAAGGGAGAATTCCGTGAGCTGAACTTTGACAAAGATTGGGAGCTTTATCATAACTATAGCCAAGACACTGATTGGCTGGACGCTATAACGCAGTTGGGAGCTAACCAAACCCACAATCTCTCATTGGCCGGTGGTGGCGAAAAAGCCAAATATCGCGTAGCTGCCGATTATTTCAACCAACAGGGAACCACCGTAGGCACTGGCCTCGACCGGATCTCGTTCCGGGCCAACCTTGACTACGACGTGTCGAACCGCCTGCGCATTTCCACCGACTTCGCCTATACCCGTTCGGATAACGACCGGACATTTTACGGCGACGAACGTGCGATCGCCTACCGCGTGATGCCGAATATGAGTATCTATGAGCGCGACACTTTGGGTAATCTTACCGGCCGTTATTTCCTCGATGATCGTCCAAATGTTTATCAGGAGACACGGAAGACAAACGAAAACGGTATCTATAATCCTGTTGCGGTAATCGACAAGGGTCGTCATAAGTATTTGGAAAACAGACTGCGTTCCGTTTTCAAGCTTAATTACCAAATGACGGATTACCTCTTGCTCCAAAGTTCGATCTCTTATGATTTGGTTAACGGCCGAACTGATAAATTTCTTCCGGCCGAAGCGTCGACCTCATCGTGGAGTGAGAGTGGCACCAACTTCTCGGCTGAAGGATCTTCGGAAAACTTTAGCGTACGTACCATGACCAAACTGATCTACACTCCGAATTTGGGAGTGGATCATGACCTTATGGTAATGGGACAGTGGGAAACCACCAATAGCGACGGCTCAACGTATTCTGCCCAAGGAGGCGCTTTGCCATCGGGCGAGTTTAACGATCCCGGTGTTGCCGGCGTAATCAGCGGTATGGGTTCGTCTACCAGCATAGGCAGGGCCATGGGCGGACTTGTGCGGACGCATTACAAATACAAAGACCGCTACATCTTCGGCGGTGGTGTGCGTACCGATGCCAGCTCGCAGTTCGGCGACGGTACCCGTTGGGGCATGTTTCCTTTCGCCAGTGCCGGTTGGAGGATCTCTGAAGAGGATTTCCTTTCGGAAGTCTCATGGCTCAACGAGCTTAAATTCCGTGGCGGTTTCGGTGTGAACGGCAATCCTCCCAGAGGTTTCGGACATTACAGCATTTACAAAACCACTACGCCATATTTGGGCTACGGAGGTATCGCTCCTGCAAACGCGAAACTCAAGAACCTGAGCTGGGAGCGTACCTATCAGTACAATGCTGGTGTCGATTTCCACGCTTTGGACAATCGTCTGCATGTGGAGATGGATGTTTACCGGAAAGAGACAACCGGACTGCTTTGGGATTTGGGAACGCCGTCATCTTCGGGTGTCGACAAGATCGTCCAGAATCAGGGCGGAATGCGTAACCAAGGAATAGAGCTCGCTCTTAGGGGAACTCCATACCGCGACGATAAGTGGCGTATCGACCTTGATTTCAATATCGCTCACAATGTCAACTCGGTGGTAGAGGTTCCGGAAACGTTTACTCCCGAAAGTGGCGATATGCTCAAAAACGGCAACTACGCCGTACGCGTTACCAAAGGTGATCCGTTGGGAGGTTTCTACGGTTACCGGTTCAAAGGTGTTTTCAAAGACCTCGATGCCGTAAAAGCCTATGACAAAGACGGAAACGTAATTATCGACCCGAACACAGACAAACCGCTCCGGATGTTGATGGGCGGAAGTAATTATGCCTTCACCGCCGGCGACGCCATTTATGACGACATAAATCACGACGGCGTAATCGACGAGAGCGACGTGGTATATCTCGGTTCCAGCAATCCGGATTACACGGGCGGTTTCGGCTTCAGGGTTTCTTACAAAGGCCTTAGCGTCAGTTCCAGATTCCACTACAGAGTGGGGCAGGATATCGTAAACCGGGCCCGGATGAACGCTGAGAATATGTTTAACCGCAACAACCAAGGAGCGGCTACCATGCGTCGTTGGAGGTTCAGTGGCGATGAGACAGATATGCCGCGCGCCATTTACGACAAAGGCTTTAACTGGTTGGGCTCGGACCGCTTTGTGGAAGAGGGTTCTTACTTGCGTTGGAAAAACCTCTCGATCAATTATCGTTTCGACAGGGAACTGATCAAGCGACTCAATTTCAAGGATTTGTCCGTTTTCTTCACGGCCTACAACCTGTACACTTTTACGGACTATACGGGACAGGACCCCGAAGTGCCATTGGGTGCGGATCCTTTCTTCTTCGGTGTCGATAATTCCACCACACCGCCAAGCCGGACATACACGCTGGGTCTAACCGTAATCTTCTAA
- a CDS encoding SusC/RagA family TonB-linked outer membrane protein: MKQILTNIWVIVALLCSGHVIAQDKVSGTVANFRGVAPLEGVVVNLIGSDGVSTFTDAEGRYELPLSSTQEVALEFAYAGFKTKRVYLNGRSVVSIRLEPVAGLSADDIVRTPSGYAPLRDFSGAGVTLTASDLDRKGYLTLDKALQGMVPGLMVESRSGTSASGGTMTLRGAGSMSGNVQPLIVVDGVIYETNLGSVSAVDGYVFNPLANINIRDIAQVTVMKDGATALYGSLAANGVILIYTKDSDVKRTRVDFSASIGTRFAPEKHRLLNASEFRNLALEQMYGADMSYEDIADEHPFMVNQAEGEEFHRYDRDTDWQDEVWKTSLTSQYGLDIQGGDDIASYNLSVGYTKNQDVVQETDFEVFDFSIGARIKLLKSLTVRPRVSLSRISSNLRGEGYNETINPGLASLHKSPMMGVYRRSEKGYALPFYDEVGAFGVSNPRSIIDNGIGSHNDFRMRAGADAVQNIAKGLDFRFNATVDLFNLKENSFVPETGVVSQLDGYARNLMGSGQRQFLSMLSEASLNYQKTFGFKHKINVRVGSRLKMSDLEEELATDINSPSDRFTVIGRGDKTFRDLEPNNGRWNMISFFGSSEYAYLDRYYLSVNVSVDGNSKFGVNERYATFPSVSGAWRITSEPFMANVSFMDDLKLRASYGLTGNDDIGYYSSRFYYVAVPFMGVSGAKRNGIPSTDLKWETTTQTNVGLDVDMLGARVRASVDVYKSVTDDLLTVMPLSSIYGSNPLFSNAGSVENTGVELGLNVDVIRTKDLILTLGGTFAKNTNEVTALGDNALNNSRYGQHIITDIHGGQVITQVGQPINTFFGYKSMGVIASAQEAEALGLTDRYGNPFRAGDIRFQDTNGDKVINEDDRTAIGSAQPDFFGSISASLRYKRFSASMLWDFVSGNDIYNYTRRGMESMTDYKNQSASVERRWRVDGQRTDMPRARFGDPMGNARFSDRWIEDGSFIRLKNVTVAYDFDIDSKIVRSLSAYVSGNTLLTLSKYLGTNPDVSYNGNVMLQGVDYGKVPQVATLMMGVKLGI; encoded by the coding sequence ATGAAACAAATTTTGACAAATATATGGGTCATCGTGGCTTTGCTGTGTTCCGGGCATGTGATAGCCCAGGACAAAGTGTCCGGCACGGTGGCGAACTTCCGGGGCGTAGCGCCTTTGGAAGGTGTAGTGGTCAACTTGATAGGCAGTGACGGCGTGTCTACGTTTACCGACGCCGAAGGTCGCTACGAGTTGCCCCTGTCATCGACTCAGGAAGTGGCCTTGGAATTCGCCTACGCCGGTTTCAAGACCAAAAGGGTTTATCTCAACGGCCGTTCGGTTGTGTCTATACGCCTGGAGCCCGTCGCCGGCCTTTCCGCCGACGATATTGTCCGGACGCCTTCCGGCTATGCTCCGCTTCGCGATTTTAGCGGCGCGGGAGTCACCCTTACGGCTTCGGATCTTGACCGCAAAGGCTATCTGACTTTGGACAAGGCCTTGCAGGGAATGGTGCCTGGCCTTATGGTGGAATCACGCTCAGGAACTTCCGCTTCTGGCGGAACCATGACTTTGCGCGGCGCCGGCTCCATGTCCGGTAATGTTCAGCCTTTGATCGTGGTTGATGGCGTGATATACGAAACCAATCTAGGCTCGGTTAGCGCCGTGGACGGGTACGTTTTCAATCCTTTGGCCAATATCAATATCAGGGATATCGCTCAGGTGACTGTTATGAAAGACGGTGCCACGGCCCTTTACGGAAGTTTGGCAGCCAACGGAGTTATCCTGATCTATACCAAGGACAGTGACGTTAAGAGAACACGGGTAGACTTTTCGGCCAGTATAGGCACACGCTTCGCTCCGGAAAAACACCGTTTGCTTAACGCTTCCGAGTTCCGTAATCTGGCTTTGGAACAGATGTACGGAGCCGATATGAGTTATGAGGATATCGCCGACGAGCATCCTTTTATGGTAAATCAGGCCGAAGGCGAGGAATTCCATCGCTATGACCGTGATACCGACTGGCAAGATGAAGTATGGAAAACATCGCTGACCAGCCAATACGGTTTGGACATCCAAGGCGGTGACGATATCGCTTCCTATAATCTTTCGGTAGGATATACCAAAAATCAGGACGTGGTTCAGGAGACTGATTTCGAAGTGTTTGACTTCTCTATCGGCGCCCGGATCAAATTACTCAAAAGCCTAACCGTTAGGCCAAGAGTGTCGCTTTCGCGTATTAGCTCCAATCTTAGGGGCGAGGGGTATAACGAGACTATCAACCCGGGACTGGCCTCATTGCACAAGTCGCCGATGATGGGTGTTTATCGCCGAAGCGAAAAAGGCTACGCTTTGCCGTTTTATGATGAGGTGGGCGCCTTTGGCGTAAGTAATCCGCGTTCGATTATCGATAACGGAATCGGGAGTCACAACGATTTCCGTATGCGCGCCGGCGCCGACGCCGTTCAGAATATCGCCAAAGGTCTTGATTTCAGGTTCAATGCCACCGTTGACTTGTTTAACCTTAAGGAGAACTCCTTCGTACCGGAAACGGGCGTGGTTTCGCAACTCGACGGCTATGCCCGCAACCTGATGGGTAGCGGTCAGCGCCAGTTCCTGTCTATGCTTTCGGAGGCTTCTTTGAATTATCAGAAAACCTTCGGGTTCAAGCATAAGATTAATGTCCGTGTGGGGTCCAGACTGAAGATGAGCGACCTTGAAGAGGAACTCGCTACCGATATCAACTCTCCTTCGGACCGTTTTACCGTGATCGGTCGCGGCGACAAAACCTTCCGAGATCTTGAGCCGAACAACGGCCGCTGGAATATGATCAGCTTCTTCGGTTCTTCCGAATACGCTTACCTCGACCGTTATTACCTGAGCGTAAACGTATCGGTGGACGGAAATTCCAAATTCGGCGTTAACGAGCGTTACGCCACTTTCCCGTCCGTTTCCGGAGCTTGGAGAATCACTTCCGAGCCGTTTATGGCCAATGTCAGCTTTATGGATGACCTGAAGCTCCGCGCCAGCTACGGCCTTACGGGCAACGACGATATCGGATACTACTCGTCCCGTTTCTACTACGTGGCCGTGCCGTTTATGGGCGTGTCGGGCGCGAAGCGTAACGGTATTCCGAGTACCGACCTTAAGTGGGAAACCACTACGCAGACCAACGTTGGCCTCGATGTGGATATGCTCGGCGCAAGGGTACGTGCCAGCGTCGATGTATACAAGTCCGTTACCGACGACTTGCTTACAGTTATGCCACTTTCTTCCATTTATGGTAGCAATCCGCTGTTCAGCAACGCCGGTTCGGTGGAAAACACCGGAGTGGAACTCGGTCTTAATGTAGACGTTATCCGGACCAAGGACCTGATCTTGACTTTGGGCGGAACATTCGCCAAGAATACCAACGAGGTAACGGCGCTTGGTGACAACGCCTTGAACAACAGCCGTTACGGCCAACATATCATCACGGATATTCACGGCGGACAAGTGATAACCCAAGTAGGCCAACCTATCAATACTTTCTTCGGCTATAAGTCTATGGGAGTGATAGCTTCCGCACAGGAGGCCGAAGCATTGGGACTTACCGACCGTTACGGAAATCCATTCCGTGCCGGCGATATCCGTTTTCAGGATACCAACGGAGACAAAGTGATAAACGAAGACGACCGTACCGCCATCGGAAGTGCACAGCCGGATTTCTTCGGCTCCATATCGGCCAGCCTCCGCTACAAGAGGTTCAGCGCCAGCATGCTTTGGGACTTCGTTTCGGGCAACGACATCTACAACTACACACGCCGCGGTATGGAATCTATGACCGACTACAAAAACCAAAGCGCCTCCGTAGAGCGCCGTTGGAGAGTGGACGGCCAGCGGACAGATATGCCACGAGCCCGTTTTGGCGACCCGATGGGCAACGCCCGTTTCTCCGATCGCTGGATCGAGGACGGATCCTTCATCCGCCTCAAAAACGTGACGGTGGCCTACGATTTCGATATCGACAGCAA
- a CDS encoding fasciclin domain-containing protein has protein sequence MKDFKHIISKYAGALVVAVALLASCDDIGNDTFKEPKYQTGIQYMEEDPDGSYDRWLEIVKASDYYGLLNARGDYTFFACDNESVEAFLAEKGGMGALEKDYVNRLVRNHVVMSRLTSFGMRQGPMPDTTMNGDYLTVNFREGGLNNMLINHQAKITERDVECSNGMFHTVDKVLEPLKEGLSSVISKDARFGIFAGAVEKTGLAEELDKLTAENGDLLRYTVLIETDDIYKKEGINNLDALVEKLGAGSDFTSPTNALNRFVRYHVLGVKLYSTRFRDYVFPTLGKEMVRMMVRDGSYLINPVFDDFGGLLTEKSNKVDLFNMDFQGSNGVFHILDKVMYEESPEPSAFIYDPCDVPELDYLRHKRRDFVHVDQIKSWRGQGHVSFEYRYMTSSALYERDNIVSYVENGWFEFDTPAIIKGKYRLNCSFWQEWNGGPGAKSTVRVYVDGKLSDRIVKQGEDNVDIGVFEFTENKTHVIRFESLVGGGQFAFDRISFTPVK, from the coding sequence ATGAAGGATTTTAAACACATTATATCGAAATACGCCGGAGCGTTGGTGGTGGCCGTGGCCCTGCTCGCCTCTTGCGACGATATCGGGAACGATACGTTTAAGGAACCGAAATACCAGACCGGCATCCAATACATGGAAGAGGATCCGGACGGAAGTTATGACCGTTGGCTCGAAATCGTTAAGGCCTCTGACTATTACGGATTGCTCAACGCCAGGGGAGACTACACTTTCTTCGCCTGCGACAATGAGTCTGTTGAAGCGTTTCTGGCGGAAAAAGGGGGTATGGGCGCCCTTGAGAAAGACTACGTCAACCGCTTGGTACGCAACCATGTGGTAATGTCTCGCCTTACGAGCTTCGGTATGCGCCAAGGCCCGATGCCCGACACCACCATGAACGGCGATTACCTTACGGTAAACTTTCGCGAAGGCGGCCTGAACAATATGCTGATCAACCATCAGGCGAAAATCACCGAAAGGGATGTGGAATGCTCCAACGGGATGTTCCATACCGTAGACAAAGTCCTTGAGCCTCTGAAGGAAGGACTGTCTTCCGTTATCAGTAAAGACGCCCGTTTCGGAATCTTCGCCGGCGCTGTGGAAAAGACCGGTTTGGCTGAAGAACTGGACAAACTTACGGCCGAAAACGGTGACCTGTTGCGCTATACGGTGCTGATAGAAACGGACGATATTTACAAGAAAGAGGGAATCAATAACCTCGACGCTTTGGTGGAAAAGCTGGGCGCGGGTTCTGATTTCACTTCGCCAACCAATGCGCTAAACCGCTTTGTGCGCTATCACGTATTGGGCGTAAAGCTCTACTCCACTCGTTTCCGCGACTACGTTTTCCCTACGTTGGGCAAAGAGATGGTACGCATGATGGTGCGTGACGGAAGCTATTTGATCAACCCCGTATTTGACGATTTCGGAGGGCTTCTAACGGAAAAATCGAACAAGGTTGACCTTTTCAATATGGACTTTCAGGGATCGAACGGCGTATTCCATATCCTCGACAAAGTGATGTACGAGGAATCGCCTGAGCCGTCGGCTTTTATCTACGACCCTTGCGACGTGCCGGAGCTGGACTACCTGCGCCACAAACGTCGCGATTTTGTTCATGTCGATCAGATCAAATCATGGAGAGGCCAAGGCCATGTGTCGTTCGAGTACCGCTACATGACATCGTCCGCGCTGTACGAGAGAGACAATATCGTGTCTTACGTGGAAAACGGATGGTTCGAATTCGACACTCCCGCCATTATCAAGGGCAAATACAGGCTGAACTGCAGCTTCTGGCAAGAGTGGAACGGAGGCCCGGGCGCCAAGTCTACCGTAAGGGTTTATGTTGACGGAAAACTTTCGGACAGGATTGTCAAGCAGGGCGAAGACAACGTGGATATCGGCGTGTTCGAATTCACGGAAAACAAGACGCACGTGATCCGCTTCGAGAGCCTTGTGGGCGGTGGGCAGTTCGCCTTCGACCGCATTAGTTTTACTCCAGTAAAATAA
- a CDS encoding fasciclin domain-containing protein: MRNSFIRNTILFAALALAFWACDERDDYIDDNGDGLVRKMTVGEFLASDAETAGIADLLKRHGYMDSVSGKRPVTFFVPPKGALEGLSISEDSMKSVLSYHIGNTLLYDFQIEDGKDLYVKSLYKGKNIWAEKSGGAIRIDLSTNTQGDPILCSNGVVYKIDHVLEPPKSIFQAVSELPGDFEEFREYLLKDTLVFDKENSFPVGTNKYGETVYDSAWVTDFLYRTEVGDIKDEDRKFSCVAYDEDAFLATLDKLVERYYGDASNAPDGMLKDKEWNKRFREALLEATLVEAPEADLAVGDTLRTTNGRKIVVTQNWLDNNPKKRSNGFLYEMDHVDVLMSDKMGKIIVADGSIRSNFRVYDNGAEVDFELVVSGNGVNYGVLTSDKPFSCDYGIGGLMAGKYALRIQGFTDDPSVSKLTLDGKILTSSFKPTSEFGNWFKGRSFDQFGGRILKFEVTDANTAGKYKLGIGNLFMVPIRE; encoded by the coding sequence ATGAGAAATTCTTTCATAAGAAATACGATTCTCTTTGCCGCGCTGGCTCTGGCGTTTTGGGCTTGCGACGAGCGGGATGATTATATAGACGACAACGGCGACGGTCTTGTGCGGAAAATGACCGTGGGCGAGTTTTTGGCTTCCGACGCCGAGACCGCCGGCATCGCCGACTTATTGAAGCGCCACGGATATATGGACAGCGTTTCGGGCAAACGTCCGGTTACGTTTTTCGTTCCGCCCAAGGGCGCTTTGGAAGGGCTTTCCATTTCCGAAGATTCCATGAAGAGCGTGCTTTCCTACCATATCGGGAACACTTTGCTCTACGATTTCCAAATCGAGGACGGAAAAGACCTGTATGTGAAGTCCCTTTATAAAGGAAAAAACATCTGGGCCGAAAAAAGCGGTGGCGCTATCCGTATCGATCTGTCGACCAATACCCAAGGTGATCCCATCCTTTGCTCAAACGGCGTGGTTTACAAGATCGACCATGTGTTGGAACCGCCGAAAAGTATTTTTCAGGCGGTGTCCGAATTGCCGGGTGATTTTGAGGAATTCAGGGAGTATTTGCTCAAGGACACCTTGGTTTTCGATAAGGAAAACAGCTTTCCGGTAGGGACTAATAAATATGGTGAAACGGTTTACGATTCCGCTTGGGTCACTGACTTCTTGTATCGTACGGAAGTGGGCGACATCAAGGACGAGGACCGTAAATTCTCCTGCGTAGCCTATGACGAAGATGCCTTTTTAGCCACACTCGACAAGTTGGTGGAGCGCTATTATGGCGACGCGTCCAACGCGCCGGACGGAATGCTGAAGGACAAAGAATGGAACAAGCGTTTCCGCGAAGCGCTTCTGGAAGCGACTTTGGTCGAGGCCCCGGAAGCGGACTTGGCCGTAGGAGATACCCTGCGCACCACCAACGGACGCAAGATAGTGGTAACCCAAAACTGGCTGGACAATAATCCGAAAAAGCGCAGTAACGGATTTCTCTACGAAATGGATCACGTTGACGTGCTGATGTCCGATAAGATGGGAAAAATAATTGTCGCCGACGGCTCTATCCGTTCCAATTTCAGGGTATATGACAACGGCGCCGAAGTGGATTTCGAGCTTGTGGTAAGCGGCAACGGAGTAAACTACGGAGTGCTTACTTCGGACAAACCCTTCAGTTGCGATTACGGAATAGGTGGCCTGATGGCTGGCAAGTACGCGTTGCGGATCCAAGGCTTTACCGACGATCCGTCTGTTAGCAAACTTACTCTGGACGGCAAGATCTTGACTAGCAGTTTCAAGCCGACCAGCGAATTCGGAAACTGGTTTAAAGGCAGAAGCTTCGACCAATTCGGTGGGCGGATCCTGAAGTTTGAGGTAACGGACGCCAATACCGCTGGAAAATACAAATTGGGAATCGGGAACCTGTTTATGGTACCGATAAGGGAATAA
- a CDS encoding RagB/SusD family nutrient uptake outer membrane protein produces MRKGIIFLYALATLGLSTACESWLKVEPQNDIILEDYWKSKEDVRSGLTAVYSKLREQTKTLFLWGELRSGSLIDGPAENQDFERVLRLEILRGNSVAKWGGIYQVINLANTVIKYAPEVRKSDLSLSRKELNGYMSEAYFLRSACYFYLLRTFKEIPLHLEPTDSDDVDIHLPGSPEADVLARIIEDLEWAERYAVKGFEELEDGKGLATKAAIQALLADVYLWNSQYDECVLMCDKIINRAAYRLMEKDAWDNIFSRGNTNEGIYEIQFDASLNQHLPEAGKGKTPMWTFLGPLTKDQPEFLASPTMIGKFEEEDVRGEDASYIAGRVSKFYLSAKRIQLDANWILYRYADVLLMKAEALVQKGDYFGAQKELNLVRERAGLADQVLPDNRANAEDMILEERAREFAFEGKRWFDLLRYSKRNNFERKNIILRALLAGVEPGDIPKWTSLLSDPDSYYLPIHIDELRSNPELVQNPYYD; encoded by the coding sequence ATGAGAAAAGGAATCATATTTTTATACGCCTTGGCTACGCTCGGTTTGTCTACCGCCTGCGAGTCTTGGCTGAAGGTGGAGCCCCAGAACGACATCATCTTGGAAGACTATTGGAAATCCAAGGAAGACGTGCGCTCGGGACTTACCGCCGTGTACTCAAAGCTGAGGGAACAGACAAAGACCCTCTTTCTTTGGGGAGAATTGCGTAGCGGATCGTTGATAGACGGCCCCGCCGAAAACCAGGACTTCGAGCGCGTGCTTCGCTTGGAGATTCTTCGCGGTAATTCGGTGGCCAAATGGGGAGGCATCTATCAGGTGATCAACCTTGCCAACACCGTTATCAAATACGCTCCGGAAGTGCGTAAGTCGGATCTTTCGCTTTCGCGCAAAGAACTTAACGGCTATATGTCAGAGGCTTATTTCCTTCGTTCGGCCTGCTATTTCTATCTGCTCCGGACATTCAAGGAAATTCCCCTGCACCTGGAACCCACCGATTCGGACGACGTGGACATTCACCTGCCCGGCAGTCCCGAAGCCGACGTATTGGCCCGGATTATCGAAGACCTCGAATGGGCTGAACGCTACGCCGTAAAAGGCTTCGAAGAGTTGGAAGACGGCAAAGGCCTGGCCACCAAGGCGGCGATACAGGCGCTGTTGGCCGATGTTTATCTCTGGAACAGCCAATACGACGAGTGCGTGCTGATGTGCGACAAGATCATCAACCGCGCCGCTTACCGCCTGATGGAGAAAGACGCTTGGGACAATATCTTCTCTAGAGGAAACACTAACGAAGGTATTTATGAAATACAGTTCGATGCCAGCCTGAACCAACATTTACCGGAAGCTGGTAAAGGTAAGACCCCGATGTGGACGTTCCTAGGCCCGTTGACCAAAGACCAGCCCGAGTTTCTGGCTAGTCCGACAATGATCGGCAAGTTTGAGGAAGAGGACGTGCGTGGCGAAGACGCTTCGTATATCGCCGGACGCGTGTCGAAGTTTTACCTTAGCGCAAAACGGATTCAGCTCGACGCCAACTGGATACTCTACCGTTACGCCGATGTTTTGCTGATGAAAGCCGAAGCGCTAGTTCAGAAAGGCGACTACTTCGGTGCCCAGAAAGAGCTTAACCTCGTACGTGAGCGCGCAGGCCTCGCCGATCAGGTATTGCCTGACAACAGGGCCAACGCCGAGGACATGATCCTTGAGGAACGCGCCCGCGAGTTCGCTTTTGAGGGCAAACGCTGGTTCGATCTTCTGCGCTACTCCAAGCGCAATAATTTCGAGCGCAAAAACATCATCCTGCGGGCCCTTTTGGCCGGGGTGGAGCCGGGCGATATTCCAAAATGGACCAGCCTGTTGTCCGACCCCGACAGCTACTATCTGCCTATTCACATCGACGAATTGCGCAGTAACCCGGAATTGGTTCAAAACCCTTACTACGACTAA